The following are encoded in a window of Pongo abelii isolate AG06213 chromosome 16, NHGRI_mPonAbe1-v2.0_pri, whole genome shotgun sequence genomic DNA:
- the LOC129050545 gene encoding LOW QUALITY PROTEIN: heterogeneous nuclear ribonucleoprotein L-like (The sequence of the model RefSeq protein was modified relative to this genomic sequence to represent the inferred CDS: inserted 3 bases in 3 codons), producing MVAVDGRPRCGPGRWVAGPRGGAPAPLFGGGSPQAPSAALHQNVFKIISVNRFKQNFCAVSYFNKGKIISREKRRRRLEQRQQPDEQQRRSGATVKMAAAGGVGGSGRYQSGGSEGGPTTKRLKTGNAGDQHGGGGGGGGGGGGGGGGGGGGGVAGGSGKNYDDPHKTPASPVFHIRGLIEGVVEADLVEALQEFGPISSVVVMPKKRQALVEFEDVLGACNAVSYAADNQICIADHPAFVNYSTIQKISRPGDSDDSRSVNSVLLFTILNPIYSITTDVLYTICNPCGPVQRIVIFRKNGVQAMVEFDSVQSAQWAKASLNGADIYSGCCALKMEYAKPTRLNVFKSDQDTWDYTNPNLSGQGDPGSNPKKRQRQPPLLGDHPAEYGGPHGGYHSHYHDEGYGPPXPHYEGRRMGPPVGGHRRGPSRYGPQYGHPPPPPPPPEDGPHAHSPVLVVYGLDQSKMNCNRVFNVFCLYGNVEKVKFMKSKPGAAMMEMADGYAVDRAITHLNNNFMFGQKLNVRVSKQPAIMPGQSYGLEEGSCSYKDFSESQNNRFSTPEQAAKNRIQHPSNVLHFFNTPLEVTEENFFEICDELGVKRPPSVKVFSXKSERNSSGLLEWESKSDAPETLGFLNHYQMKXPNGPYPYTLKLCFSTAQNAS from the exons ATGGTGGCGGTGgacgggaggccgaggtgcggcCCCGGGAGGTGGGTGGCGGGTCCCCGCGGCGGCGCCCCTGCTCCTTTGTTCGGCGGCGGCAGCCCGCAGGCGCCCTCGGCAGCGCTCcaccaaaatgtttttaaaatcatttcagttAACAGATTTAAACAGA ACTTCTGTGCTGTAAGCTATTTTAACAAAGG aaaaataatttcccgGGAGAAGCGGCGTCGGCGGCTGGAGCAGAGGCAGCAACCCGACGAGCAGCAGAGGCGGTCCGGAGCGACGGTGAAGATGGCGGCGGCGGGCGGCGTAGGCGGCAGTGGCCGCTACCAGAGCGGCGGCAGTGAGGGCGGCCCGACCACTAAGCGGCTCAAGACTGGCAACGCCGGCGACCAGCACGgaggcggtggcggtggcggtggcggaggcggtggcggtggcggtggcggtggaGGAGGCGGGGTGGCAGGAGGCAGCGGGAAGAACTACGATGACCCGCACAAAACCCCTGCCTCCCCAGTTTTCCACATCAGGGGCCTGATTGAGGGTGTGGTGGAAGCTGACCTTGTGGAGGCCTTGCAGGAGTTTGGACCCATCAGCTCTGTGGTGGTAATGCCTAAAAAGAGACAAGCACTGGTGGAGTTTGAAGATGTGTTGGGGGCTTGCAACGCAGTGAGCTACGCAGCCGACAACCAAATATGCATTGCCGATCACCCAGCTTTTGTCAACTACTCTACCATCCAGAAGATCTCCCGCCCCGGGGACTCGGATGACTCCCGGAGTGTGAACAGTGTGCTTCTCTTTACCATCCTGAACCCCATTTATTCGATCACCACGGATGTTCTTTACACTATCTGTAATCCTTGTGGCCCTGTCCAGAGAATTGTCATTTTCAGGAAGAATGGAGTTCAGGCGATGGTGGAATTCGACTCTGTTCAAAGTGCCCAGTGGGCCAAGGCCTCTCTCAATGGGGCTGATATCTATTCTGGCTGTTGTGCTCTGAAGATGGAATACGCAAAGCCTACACGCTTGAATGTGTTCAAGAGTGATCAGGATACTTGGGACTACACAAACCCCAATCTCAGTGGACAAGGTGACCCTGGCAGCAACCCCAAGAAACGCCAGAGGCAGCCCCCTCTCCTGGGAGATCACCCAGCAGAATATGGAGGGCCCCACGGTGGATACCACAGCCATTACCATGATGAGGGCTACGGCCCCC CCCCTCACTACGAAGGGAGAAGGATGGGTCCACCAGTGGGGGGTCACCGTCGGGGCCCAAGTCGCTACGGCCCCCAGTAtgggcaccccccaccccctcccccaccacccgaGGATGGCCCTCACGCCCACAGCCCTGTGCTTGTGGTCTATGGCTTGGATCAATCTAAGATGAACTGTAACCGAGTCTTCAATGTCTTCTGCTTGTATGGCAATGTGGAGAAGGTGAAATTCATGAAAAGCAAGCCGGGGGCCGCCATGATGGAGATGGCTGATGGCTACGCTGTGGACCGGGCCATTACCCACCTCAACAATAACTTCATGTTTGGGCAGAAGCTGAATGTCCGTGTCTCCAAGCAGCCAGCCATCATGCCCGGTCAGTCATACGGGTTGGAAGAAGGGTCTTGCAGTTACAAAGACTTCAGTGAATCCCAGAACAATCGGTTCTCCACCCCAGAGCAGGCAGCCAAGAACCGCATCCAGCACCCCAGCAACGTGCTGCATTTCTTCAACACCCCGCTGGAGGTGACTGAGGAGAACTTCTTTGAGATCTGCGATGAGCTTGGAGTGAAACGGCCACCTTCTGTGAAAGTATTCT GCAAAAGTGAGCGCAACTCCTCTGGACTGCTGGAGTGGGAATCCAAGAGCGATGCCCCGGAGACTCTGGGCTTCCTGAACCATTACCAGATGA AACCCAATGGTCCATACCCCTACACTCTGAAGTTGTGTTTCTCCACCGCTCAGAACGCCTCCTAA